Genomic DNA from Leucobacter triazinivorans:
CGCGCACGGCGCGCGAGCTGCTGCAGCGCCTGCGGGACGTCTTCGCGCAGGCGCTGGCCGAGGGCGGCACGAGCTTCGACGAGCAGTACGTCAACGTCAACGGGCAGGCGGGGTACTTCGCGCACTCGCTGAATGCGTACGGGCGTGCTGGGGAGCCGTGTCCGCGGTGCGGCAGGGCGATCCGGCGCATCGTGATCGGCGGCCGTTCGTCGCACTTCTGCCCGCGCTGCCAGCGGCGACGGTGACGGGCAGCTGACGCGGCGCGGAGTCGGGCGACGGACAAAGGAGGTTCGAGTGTCGAGGCGTGATCGTTGTATCTCAGGTACTGTACCTGTGGTACAGTTCGCGCATGGATACTCGATCAAGCTCTCTGGCACGCGTCAATACGCGGGCCCTCCTGCTGCCCTATGCTCTTGCCCTCATCGTCTCGGTTTCCGTGCTTCAGGCGGTGATCGCGGTGACCGGCGGCGAGATCACGTTGCTCTCGGGCGTGCTCGTTGCTGCGATAGCGCTCGCTCTGGGGGTCTGGTTCTGGCTGAATCGCCGAGCTCTGAGGCGTATTCGTTTCGGCGGGGCGATCGCGCACTCGGTCGCGTTCGTGACGATCACCACCTCGATGAACCTGCACGTCGTTCTTCGCACCGTCTCTCTTGCGGGAGGCGACGACGGTTTCGCCGCCGCAGCGCATCTCCTCCTCGCCACTCCCTGGTTCGGGGCGACGCTGATCATGAGCGTGGCGTGGGGTCTCGGGCTGCTCATCCACCTGATCGGAGCGATCCTCGGTCGCGGCTGGGAGGACTGAGATGAGCGAGACGTCGCACCAGAGCGAGGTCGACGAATGGCTGAGCGCTCGGCTCGCCTCCTGGGTGGAGACCTACAAGAAGGCGATGCTCGCGCCGGTCCTCCTTCGGCTGGTCGAGCTGCACCAACCCGTGGGCGTCGCGTCTCTGGCGCAGCACCTGCTCTCCTCGACCGGCTGGCGGATCACCGAGAGAGGCTTGTACCGCACCATCAGGCGTCTCCAGGACGAGGGCTTCCTCACCATCGCCGAGGTTGACGCTCCGCGCACGGGCGCAAAACGCAAGGACCTCGCGCTGTCCGAGCTGGGAGCGCGGTTTCTTGCGGGTGTCGAGGGGGCTGCAGTCGACTGGCCCGTTCGCGACAGATAGCGGTTCCCCTGCTCCTGGGCGGTCGTTGCTGAAGTGGGAGACGGGTGCCCGACTATCATGAAGCAGGCACGTTCTACGGGAGTGGGGAGTCGGTCGTGCGAGTCGTGGTATCCGGGACGCATGGGAGCGGCAAGAGCACGCTGATCAGCGACTTCACCATGAACCACCGGGCGTGGCGGATGCTGCCGGATCCGTACGAGGAGGTCGATCTCGCGAACGACGTACCCGGCGCCGCGACCTTTTTCGCGCAGCTGCGGTATTCGGCCCTCAGGCTGCTCGAACCGCAGGCTGCGCCGGTGATCGCCGAGCGCGGTCCGCTCGACTTTCTCGCCTACCTGCACGCGAGCGCGGAGCTGGGTCGGCCGGGGGAGCACGCGGCCGGGTTCGAACGCGGTATCGCGCTGACGCGGCGTGCGATGGAGACGGTCGACCTCCTCGTGCTCCTTCCCCTGAACCAGCAGGACACGATTGACATCCCCGCGGATGAGGACCTGGAGCTGCGCGCCGCGATGGACCAGTCGTTGTTGGAGCTCGCGGAGGACACGGAGCTCACCGCGGGTGCGGAGGTCGTCGAGCTCGTCGGGAGTCGGGAGGAACGGCGCGCGTCGCTCGAGGCGATCGTCGAGCGCTGGGAGCGCGGTGCGCAGCACGCGGCGAGGGCGACGCGGTGACCGACGCGGTGACCGACGCGGTGACCGGTTCGGTGACCGGTTCGGCGGCCGGTTCGGCGGCCGGTCAGATCGTTTCGCCCGCGAGCTCCATGAGCCTGCGCACCGTGTTGAGATTGCGCGAGGTGCCGGTCGTGCCGAGCGTGCGCATGAGCTGTGGCTCGTTCAGCTGCGACCGCCCCGCCCCGTCTGCGTAGCGCAGGTGCAGCTCCCGGCCGATGAGGTGCCAGCGATCCGCACCGGTCTCGAGGCGTCGGGCCGCTTCGACGCCCGCCGCCGACGGCGTCTCCACGAGGAAGGAGATGTAGGAGAACTTCGGATCGGCGACCTCGAACGGGTGCGCTGCGAGCGCGGAGACGAGCTCGTCGCGGGTACGGCTGATCACCTCGCGGAAGAAGCCGAAGCGCACCTCGACCGCCGCCTCGAGCGCGCGGTCGAACGCTGCCGGGTCGCCGTCGATCGTGCACACCAGATTGCCTGACGCGATGTAGGTTGAGACGTCGCGCGCGCCGAGCGACTGCGCGAGGGCTCGCCACTCGGCCATCGGCAGCTTGGCCGTGCCGCCGACGTTCACCGCGCGCACCAGCAGGATGCGGCGTACGGGGGTCATCATTCACTCAGGGTAGCGCGCCACGGGTGCTCGGGCCGGCGGCGCGACCGGCGCGACTGGCGCGACTGGCGCGACTGGCGCGATCGGCGCGAAGCGCACGGTGCTGCTCGGGGTGTCGATGTAGCTGCGGCCGGTCGGGCTGCGCCACTCGAGCGCCCCGCCGCTCCGCTGTCTGGGACGCCAGCCGGATCCCGCGAGGAACTCGAAGTGCTTGAGGGTGTGGTGCCTGCGGCACAGGTGCGCCAGGTTCGCGACACTTGTGGGGCCCCCGCGCGCGGCGGGGACCGTGTGGTCGATGTCGCAGTGATCGAGGCGCCGTGTGCAGCCCGGAAACCGGCAGTGCTGATCGCGAGCTTCGAGCAGGCGCTTGAGATCCCCGCCGGGACGGTAGCGATCGACCGCCAGCACGGACCCGGTGCTGGGGTGGGTGAGCACCCGATCCCAGCCCGTGGCACGACCCGCGAGGCGGCGGGCGGTGTGCGCGTCGATCGGTCCGTATCCCGCGAGCTCGGCGGGGCCGAGATGCGGCGCGGTCTCGGGGGATCGCGGGATCCCGGCGAGCGTGAGGGCGGGTACCGAGACCTGCACCCGGCCCGCGATCGCGCTGAGTGCGTCGCCGGTGCCGAGATCACCGGTGCGGGTGCCACCGGTGCCGAGATCACCGGTGCTGAGATTCGCGGGACCGAGATCGCCGGTGCCGATCGGTGGGCGGGCTCCGGTGAGCAGCAGCTCGGCGAGTACGTCGGCCTGGATCTGCGCGGAGGTGCGGGGATCCGCGTCGTCGGTCGCTCTGGAGGAGCCGTCCGCGGACGCTGTGCGGTCGCGGCCCCGGACGAAGTGGGCGATCCGAGCCAGTCGGTCCTTGATCGCGTGGGCCTCGACCGCTCCCACGGTGGCGACGAGCTGCGCCATGCCGTCGTCGAGATCCACAACGCGTACGCACCTTCGCTCGCGCGCCTCCCGGTGCCGCTCGTCGATGCTGCGCTCGGCGAAGTGCTCGGCGATGCGGCGCGCGTGGGCTCGCAGCTCGCGCGCAGTCGACGAGGCGGCTAGGGGCACGACCTTCGACTCGTAGGCGCTGCGGGCCTCCGACCCGGTGAGGATCTGCCCGGCTTCGACGATCGCCTCGGTATGCCGAAGCGAGAGGCGCCCGGTTGCGAACGCCGCGGCCACCGCCGGATAGTCCGTGAGCAGGCGATCTGCGTGGCCCATGCGATGAGCCGTCTCCATCTGCCCGGTGCGGGTGGCGACCGCCACCTCGGCCTCGACGGCTCGGTGGACCAGTTCGCCGCGATCCGCGTGCTTCCCGTCGCGCGCGATCCGCGATGCGAGCCGCGTGAGTGAGGCGAGCTGGGCCACCTTGAGGTATTCCAACTGGTGGATCATCGCGTCGATGCGCTCGACCGCCGCGATCCCCGCTGCCAGCGCGGCGCGCTGCACGTCGGCTTGGAGGATGGAAGAATGCATGCTCGCAGTCAACACACGACCACTGACACTGACGGAACCTGCGGAGACGCTGACGATCCAAAGATTCTCACCGATCTTTGGTAAGGAGCCGACAACGGGAAATCGGTGGCAGCGAGCTGCCTGCGCTCGTCGCCGGAGCATCGCCGGCGCTCGAGCTCGCGTTCACGCTCTGCCGGTACCCGACTCTCCGTGTCAGTGGCGCTCGCTGCCACAAGCTAATAGCATTAGCCACATGAACTTCATGCGTGTGAGCTGGGGAATGAGCGCCCTCGTCTGGTTCGCGGTCCTCGTGATCTGCTGCATCTTCTGGGGGTGGCCCGCAACCCTCGTCGCGGTGCTCTTCGGCCTGCTGCCCGATGTCGCGCTCGTCGGGGCCTTCGCCGGTGAGGGGCGCCTCAAGCCGAGCCGCGTGCGACTGTACAACACTCTGCACACCATGATCGTCCCCATCGTGCTCCTGGTCGTGGGCGTGGTCGTCTTCGCGCTCACCGGTGCCCTCGATGGCGGCTTCTGGCCGATCGCGATTGCGGGCATCGCCTGGTTCGTGCACATCGCGGCGGATCGCGCCCTGGGCTTCGGGCTGCGCGCGCCCGACGGCAGCATCATCCCGGTCGGCTTCCAGCTGAGCTGACGGCCGCGGATCCGCACTCCGGGGCGCCCGAGATGACCGCGCGACGAGAGCACCTGCTCGACCTCGCCGAGCTGGTGCTCGAACGAGAAGGGCTCGACGGGTTCGGCGTGCATGCGCTCGCGCGCGCGGCGGGGATCAAACCGCCGAGCATCTACAAGCACTTCGCGGGGGCGGCCGACCTCCAGCACGCACTGATCTCGCGCTGGTTCCGGCGCCTCGCGGCCGCGCTCGACGCGGCCGAGTCGTCCATCGCGTCCTTCGCAGCGGCGTACCGCGCGATCGCACTCGCGGCTCCGCAGCTCTACCGTCTGGCGACGTACGGGCCGCTCGATCGCGCACTGCTCGATCCGGGTGCCGAGCGCGCGGCACTGGCGGCGGCGCTGCGCCTCTTCGGCGAAGAGGAGGCATCCGACGAGGATCATCCCCGTGCACGCCTCGCCTGGGCGGCGGCGCACGGGCTCGTCTCGCTGGAGATCGCGGACCGCTTCCCGCCCGGAACCGATCTCGACGCGGCCTGGCGCGCGCTCGCCGCAGCCCTCTCCGGGTAAGGTCTAAGGGATCACAGGCGGGGATCCTGTCCCGGGCAGACGGAAAGGCGGCGGCGTGCATCTCAAGAGCTTGACGCTCAAGGGCTTCAAGTCCTTTGCGCAGCCGACCACCTTCCAGTTCGAGCCGGGGGTGACCGCGATCGTGGGCCCCAACGGCTCCGGCAAGTCGAACGTCGTGGACGCGCTGGCGTGGGTGATGGGGGAGCAAGGCGCGAAGACGCTGCGCGGCGGCAAGATGGAGGACGTCATCTTCGCGGGCACCTCCACCCGGGGCCCCCTCGGCCGCGCCGAGGTGCGGCTGACCATCGACAACAGCGACGGTGCGCTGCCCATCGAGTACTCCGAAGTGACGATCAGCCGCACGCTCTTCCGCAACGGCTCGAGCGAGTACGCGATCAACGGCGAGGCGTGCCGACTGCTCGATGTGCAGGAGCTGCTGAGCGATTCGGGCCTGGGGCGCGAGATGCACGTGATCGTCGGCCAGGGCCAGCTCGACGCGGTGCTGCGCGCGACCGCCGAGGACCGACGCGGCTTCATCGAAGAGGCCGCCGGCATCCTGAAGCACCGCCGCCGCAAGGAGCGCACGCTCCGCAAGCTCGAGGCGATGGAGACCAATCTCACCCGACTCCAGGATCTCGCCGGCGAGATCCGTAGACAGCTGAAGCCGCTCGGGCGTCAGGCCGCGGTCGCGAAGCAGGCGCAGGGGATCGCCGCCGAAGTGCGCGATGCGAAGGCGCGCCTGCTCGCGGACGACGTGTTCCGGCTGCGCCGGGAGCTCGACGACCTCGCCAAGGACGAGGCCGAGCAGCACTCCGAGCGCATCGTGCTGCAGGAGCAGGTGGAGCAGAAGCACCTGCGCATCGAACGGCTCGAGCACGATCAGCAGAGCGACGAGCTCGATGCGGCGCGCCGCGTCACGATGGGGCTCGAAGCGGTGCAGTCGAAGCTGCGGGGGCTCTACGCCCAGACGCAGCAGCGGCTCACCTTCCTCGCGACCCAGGCGGAGGCGCCCGAGCAGCTGAATCGCATCAGCAGCGGCGCCGTCGACGAGGCCGCGGCCGATGCGGCGCGGCTCGAGGCCCTGATCCCCGAAGCCGAGACCCGCTGGCAGCGGGCCGGCACCGCGACCCGGCAGGCGCAGAGCGCGCTCGACGCGATCGACGAGCACATCGCCGCGCAGAGCGAACTGGTGTCGAAGCACGACCTGCAGCTCTCGCAGCTGCGCGGGCGTGCGGAGGCGGCCGAGCAGAAGCGCGCCACTGTGGCCCAGGAGGTGGCGCGCCGCGAGCAGGCGGTCGAGCAGGCGGAATCCCGGGCCGAGGAGGCCCGGCGGCAGCTCGCGGACTTCGAGGAGCGGGAGGATCTCGGGGAGAGCCCGGAGTCCGGTCTCGACGACGCGTACCGCGAGGCGCAGGAGCGCCAGAGCGCGAGCGAGCAGCGGCGCGACGAGGCGCGGGACCGGCTGCACGCGCTGGAGCAGGAACGGGCCGGGCTGGAGGCCCGGGTGAGCGCGCTCACCCGCTCCTTGGACCAGCGGGACGCCTCGGGCGCGCTGCTCGCGGAGGGGCTGGGCGGCATCGGCGAGCGGATCTCCGATCGGGTGCGCGTGCGCGAGGGGTACGAGGCCGCAGTCGGCGCCGCGCTCGGCGTGTTCGCCGACGCGCTGCTGGCCGAGACCGCGGGCGCCGCCGAGACCGCGGTGGCCGTGGCGCGGGATCGGGATCTCGGCCGCATGCGCGCGATCATCGCGCGCACCGGTTCGACCCCCGACGACGGCCCCGAGGTAGCGGGGCTCACCCGCGTCGCCGACGTGCTGCTCGACGCCCCCGACGGCGTGCGCGGCGTGCTCGCGCGCAGCTACATCGTTGACGAGCTGCCCGCCGCGGTAGCGGCGGCCGACGAGCTGCGGACACGGCTGCCCGACGCGGGGTTCACGATCGTCACCGCGCACGGCGACGTGCTCACCGAGCACACGCTGAGCGGAGGATCGGGGCTCGCCCCCTCCCGCATCGAGCTCACCGCCGAGCTCGAGCAGGCGGAGCAGCGCCGCAGCGCGGTTGCCGAGCGCATCGCCGAGACCGAGGCCGAGCTCGCCGAGCTGCGCTCCGCGGCCGCCCGGGCGAAGGAGGACGCGCAGCGCGCCTATGCCGAGCTGCGCGCGGCAGACGCTCGTCTGGCAGAACTGTCGAGGGAGCGTAATCGCCTGGCGGCGCGCGCCGAGGCGGCGCAGGCCGAGGCGGAGCGCGCCAGGCAGGCGATCGCGGCCGTGGTCGAGTCGGCCGCCGAGGCGGCCAAGGAGGCGGAGCGCGCCGCCCAGGCCCACGCCGAGGCCGAGGCAGAACCCCGGCCGATCCTCGACGCGAGCCAGCGCGACGAGCTCGTCGCCGAGCTGGAACGGGCTCGCGCCGCCGAGATGGAGGCGCGCCTCGCCCTCGAGACCGCTCGCGAGCGATCGCGCGCGGGGGCAGCGCATCGCGAGACCCTCGCCGAGCAGTTCGAGGCCGAGCGCCGCGCCGCAGAGGAGTCCGCACGGCGCGCCGCGCTGCGGTCCCGCCAGGTGCGGCAAGCCGAGCGCGTGGCCGGCCTGCTGCCCGCGATCCTGGACGCGTGCGACCGATCGCTCGCCGAGGCGCGCCTCGCGCAGCAGCACGCGGAGCAGGAGCGCGCGAAGCACAGCCAGGAGCTCACCCTCCTGCGCTCCGAGGAGTCGGGCCTGCGGCAGAAGCTGCAGGCGCTCACGGAGCGCGTGCACGGGGCCGAGCTCAAGAGCTACGAGCGCAAGCTGCAGCTCTCCGCCCTGCTCGAACGCTCGGGCAACGAACTCGGCCTCGTCGAGGACGTGCTCGTCGCGGAGTACGGTCCGCACGTTCCGATCCCGGTCGCCCCCGCGCCGGTCGAGCCCGGCGAGGCCCCGGATCCCGCTGAGGCTCCGGATCCCGCTGAGGCCCCGGATCCCGCTGAGGCTCCGGATCCCGCTGAGGCTCCGGATCCCGCGCCGCAGTACGCGAACGCACTCGAAGCGGAGCTCGCGGCCGAGCTGGGGCTCGATGCTGCGGGAGATCGGGGGGTGGATCCTGCGACTCCGCTTCGCTCCGCGCAGGATGACGGCGGGGGGTCTCGCTCCGCGCAGGATGACGGCGGGGGGTCTCGCTCCGCGCAGGATGACGGCGGGGGGTCTCGCTCCGCGCAGGATGACGGCGGTTCCGGGACCATCCCGTTCGTGCGCGCGGAGCAGGAGCAGCGACTCGCCAAGGCCGAGCGCCGGCTGACCCGTCTCGGGCGCATCAACCCGCTGGCGCTCGAGGAGTTCGCGGCGCTGGAGCAGCGCCATCGCTTCCTCGCCGATCAGCTCGCCGACCTCGCGAAGACGCGCGCCGACCTGCTCGCGATCATCGAGGAGCTCGACCAGAAGATGCAGGGGATCTTCGCGGCGGCGTTCGAGGACACGCGGGCAGCGTTCGCCGAGGTGTTCCCCATCCTGTTCCCGGGCGGCTCGGGTGAGATCGCGCTGAGCGATCCCGACGATCTGCTGAACACCGGCATCGACATGGCGGTGAAGCCTGCGGGCAAGAAGGTCGAGCGGCTCTCGCTGCTCTCGGGCGGGGAGCGATCCCTCGCGGCCGTCGCCTGGCTCATCGCGATCTTCCAGGCCCGCCCGAGCCCGTTCTACATCATGGACGAGGTCGAGGCCGCGCTCGACGACGCCAACCTCGGGCGACTTCTGCAGGTCTTCGAGCGGCTGCGCGAGAACTCGCAGCTGATCGTCATCACCCACCAGAAGCGCACGATGGAGATCGCCGACGCGCTCTACGGGGTGTCGATGCGGCAGGACGGCATCTCGGCCGTCGTCGGGCAGCGCATCGTCCGCGACGACGCCTGAGATTGTCGATTGCCCACGGCGCCGGGGCAGAGTTTTCTAACAACTTTGTTGCGCCGGTGCCCTCGAGTGCACCCCGCGCGAACGGGACGGATAGTCTCTGTTCTAGCGCTCCAGCGTTGGAGCGTCTGTCATACGTGAGAAAGGCGTAGCCAATGAAGGTGTACACCAAGAAGACGGCGGGCGCGCTCGCACTGCTCGCGAGCGCCGCACTCGTCCTGTCGGGGTGCTCGTCCAGCGGCGGAGACGAGGCGGCCCCCGCCGACGGCGGCGAGCAGAGCACCGACGCTCTGAAGATCGCGACGCTCCTGCCCCAGACGGGATCGCTCGGCTTCCTGATGCCTCCGGTTCAGGCCGGCATCGCGCAGGCGCTGGCCGACATCGACGCCGCCGGCGGAGTGCTCGGCCAGCCGGTGGAGGTCGTCGCCGAGGGCAACGAGGGCGACGCGACCGATCTGACCGTCGTCGAGAAGGGCGCCGACGACGTCATCGCCGCCGATCCGGCCTTCGTGCTCGGTGCGATGGGCTCGGGCCGCAGCGCCCACGTCGTCGACCGCATCGCCGAGGCCGGGATCCTGCAGGGCTCGCCCTCCAATACGGCCGCCGACCTGAGCGGGATCAGCCCGAACTACTTCCGCACGGCACCGCCGGACACCGTGCAGGGCGACGCGCTCGGCAACCAGATCCTCGCCGACGGCAAGACGACGGTTGCGTTCCTCACCTTCAACGACCCCTACGGGCTGGGACTGCGCGATGTGATCCAGGAGACCGTCGAGGCCGGCGGTGCCGAGGTCGTTTACGGTGGCAAGGGCGACGGCAACGAGTTCCCGACCGAGCAGACGTCGTTCTCGTCCGAGATCACGGCGGTGCAGGATTCGGGTGCCGAGGCGATCGTGGTCGTCACCTACGATCAGTTCAAGCAG
This window encodes:
- a CDS encoding helix-turn-helix transcriptional regulator, with protein sequence MSETSHQSEVDEWLSARLASWVETYKKAMLAPVLLRLVELHQPVGVASLAQHLLSSTGWRITERGLYRTIRRLQDEGFLTIAEVDAPRTGAKRKDLALSELGARFLAGVEGAAVDWPVRDR
- a CDS encoding AAA family ATPase is translated as MRVVVSGTHGSGKSTLISDFTMNHRAWRMLPDPYEEVDLANDVPGAATFFAQLRYSALRLLEPQAAPVIAERGPLDFLAYLHASAELGRPGEHAAGFERGIALTRRAMETVDLLVLLPLNQQDTIDIPADEDLELRAAMDQSLLELAEDTELTAGAEVVELVGSREERRASLEAIVERWERGAQHAARATR
- a CDS encoding DUF1697 domain-containing protein; translation: MMTPVRRILLVRAVNVGGTAKLPMAEWRALAQSLGARDVSTYIASGNLVCTIDGDPAAFDRALEAAVEVRFGFFREVISRTRDELVSALAAHPFEVADPKFSYISFLVETPSAAGVEAARRLETGADRWHLIGRELHLRYADGAGRSQLNEPQLMRTLGTTGTSRNLNTVRRLMELAGETI
- a CDS encoding HNH endonuclease signature motif containing protein; the protein is MHSSILQADVQRAALAAGIAAVERIDAMIHQLEYLKVAQLASLTRLASRIARDGKHADRGELVHRAVEAEVAVATRTGQMETAHRMGHADRLLTDYPAVAAAFATGRLSLRHTEAIVEAGQILTGSEARSAYESKVVPLAASSTARELRAHARRIAEHFAERSIDERHREARERRCVRVVDLDDGMAQLVATVGAVEAHAIKDRLARIAHFVRGRDRTASADGSSRATDDADPRTSAQIQADVLAELLLTGARPPIGTGDLGPANLSTGDLGTGGTRTGDLGTGDALSAIAGRVQVSVPALTLAGIPRSPETAPHLGPAELAGYGPIDAHTARRLAGRATGWDRVLTHPSTGSVLAVDRYRPGGDLKRLLEARDQHCRFPGCTRRLDHCDIDHTVPAARGGPTSVANLAHLCRRHHTLKHFEFLAGSGWRPRQRSGGALEWRSPTGRSYIDTPSSTVRFAPIAPVAPVAPVAPVAPPARAPVARYPE
- a CDS encoding DUF4260 family protein, which encodes MNFMRVSWGMSALVWFAVLVICCIFWGWPATLVAVLFGLLPDVALVGAFAGEGRLKPSRVRLYNTLHTMIVPIVLLVVGVVVFALTGALDGGFWPIAIAGIAWFVHIAADRALGFGLRAPDGSIIPVGFQLS
- a CDS encoding TetR/AcrR family transcriptional regulator, whose amino-acid sequence is MTARREHLLDLAELVLEREGLDGFGVHALARAAGIKPPSIYKHFAGAADLQHALISRWFRRLAAALDAAESSIASFAAAYRAIALAAPQLYRLATYGPLDRALLDPGAERAALAAALRLFGEEEASDEDHPRARLAWAAAHGLVSLEIADRFPPGTDLDAAWRALAAALSG
- a CDS encoding chromosome segregation SMC family protein; protein product: MHLKSLTLKGFKSFAQPTTFQFEPGVTAIVGPNGSGKSNVVDALAWVMGEQGAKTLRGGKMEDVIFAGTSTRGPLGRAEVRLTIDNSDGALPIEYSEVTISRTLFRNGSSEYAINGEACRLLDVQELLSDSGLGREMHVIVGQGQLDAVLRATAEDRRGFIEEAAGILKHRRRKERTLRKLEAMETNLTRLQDLAGEIRRQLKPLGRQAAVAKQAQGIAAEVRDAKARLLADDVFRLRRELDDLAKDEAEQHSERIVLQEQVEQKHLRIERLEHDQQSDELDAARRVTMGLEAVQSKLRGLYAQTQQRLTFLATQAEAPEQLNRISSGAVDEAAADAARLEALIPEAETRWQRAGTATRQAQSALDAIDEHIAAQSELVSKHDLQLSQLRGRAEAAEQKRATVAQEVARREQAVEQAESRAEEARRQLADFEEREDLGESPESGLDDAYREAQERQSASEQRRDEARDRLHALEQERAGLEARVSALTRSLDQRDASGALLAEGLGGIGERISDRVRVREGYEAAVGAALGVFADALLAETAGAAETAVAVARDRDLGRMRAIIARTGSTPDDGPEVAGLTRVADVLLDAPDGVRGVLARSYIVDELPAAVAAADELRTRLPDAGFTIVTAHGDVLTEHTLSGGSGLAPSRIELTAELEQAEQRRSAVAERIAETEAELAELRSAAARAKEDAQRAYAELRAADARLAELSRERNRLAARAEAAQAEAERARQAIAAVVESAAEAAKEAERAAQAHAEAEAEPRPILDASQRDELVAELERARAAEMEARLALETARERSRAGAAHRETLAEQFEAERRAAEESARRAALRSRQVRQAERVAGLLPAILDACDRSLAEARLAQQHAEQERAKHSQELTLLRSEESGLRQKLQALTERVHGAELKSYERKLQLSALLERSGNELGLVEDVLVAEYGPHVPIPVAPAPVEPGEAPDPAEAPDPAEAPDPAEAPDPAEAPDPAPQYANALEAELAAELGLDAAGDRGVDPATPLRSAQDDGGGSRSAQDDGGGSRSAQDDGGGSRSAQDDGGSGTIPFVRAEQEQRLAKAERRLTRLGRINPLALEEFAALEQRHRFLADQLADLAKTRADLLAIIEELDQKMQGIFAAAFEDTRAAFAEVFPILFPGGSGEIALSDPDDLLNTGIDMAVKPAGKKVERLSLLSGGERSLAAVAWLIAIFQARPSPFYIMDEVEAALDDANLGRLLQVFERLRENSQLIVITHQKRTMEIADALYGVSMRQDGISAVVGQRIVRDDA
- a CDS encoding ABC transporter substrate-binding protein; the protein is MKVYTKKTAGALALLASAALVLSGCSSSGGDEAAPADGGEQSTDALKIATLLPQTGSLGFLMPPVQAGIAQALADIDAAGGVLGQPVEVVAEGNEGDATDLTVVEKGADDVIAADPAFVLGAMGSGRSAHVVDRIAEAGILQGSPSNTAADLSGISPNYFRTAPPDTVQGDALGNQILADGKTTVAFLTFNDPYGLGLRDVIQETVEAGGAEVVYGGKGDGNEFPTEQTSFSSEITAVQDSGAEAIVVVTYDQFKQIVPEAVNQGIDTSSFYLVDGNANGYGEEFPEGTLEGAQGSIPGAQSNEEFQTQLTEIYTSEFGGELESFTYAPEAYDLVMLVALAAEKAGATDADSIREQLHAVSGADGGEECTTFADCKALVEDGQEINYVGKAGTGPLNDNNDPSSAFIGIYKYDSSNNPVFQKAVEGETK